In Tachysurus fulvidraco isolate hzauxx_2018 chromosome 9, HZAU_PFXX_2.0, whole genome shotgun sequence, the sequence TATCTGAATGGGAGGGGCTTACTCTCACCTGTTAATCAGAGAGACAATGGCCAATCATatgcatctgtgagctcatgtatgcgaAGGAGGGTTGATGATGTTTTCCACTGCTCTATGATGCCACACAGCTGGATGCTGTGAGAGACTcgtgtatttaaatataaaacaatgaaCTCCATTTAAAAGACTTTCTAACAGCCATTGTTCAGGCTCACAGAGCAGTGCTCACAGTGTTTTATGTGCTTGTATTtgttaaaatgtgatttattacTCCACTTCGActctacacacatttatataacagTACACTTGTAGTCATTAACCCTGAgaaccaaataaaaaataaacatttctgtttttgaaaCATATTGTTATTGTACTGTAGTGATACTTCATTGCAAAGGATTTTGCCTGTAGATGTATTAGTGTAAAATATATCTGACCCAATGGTCATGACTGTTTCTTCTGAGTAATTGACTCATTCATTAAAAGGGGCATGTTAAAAAAATCGCAGTGTGGAGTTTACAGAGAACATATTAGAGAATTCTACTCATTTACACAGCACTAACAGATAacattcactctctcattttctaccgcttatccgaacttctcgggtcacggggagcctgtgcttctcaggcgtcatcgggcatcgaagcaggatacaccctggacggagtgccaacccatcacagggcacacacacactctcattcacacactatggacaattttccagagatgccaatcaacctaccatgcatgtctttggaccgggggaggaaactggagtacccggaggaaacccccgaggcacggggagaacatgcaaactccacacagacaaggcggaggcgggaatcgaacccccaaccgtggaggtgggaggcgaacgtgctaaccactaaagcTCATTAACTTCAAGGATAAAGCCAGGCCCAAAGCAGGGTAgaggggagagaaaaaagaaaaaaaaaaactaacgcTGAACAGACAAGAAAAGACCAGGAAATAAATAGGCACTTTCGTAcactatatgtatgtgtatgtgacaaaaattagatttgaattgatttgattAATAACAGTCAATTAGAAAAAGGTGAGTAGTGACGAgaacacacgtgacacacaacATGCTTCAGGAACACTCCCAAATGCAAACTTCCTTGATgccattgttaaaataaagccATGTACAGAATTGGTTAAAATTTGTCAAAGAACACATCAATTGGCAAAAGAGAACTGAGTAAAATTGTTCTTATAGTGTATAGTTGTCATTGACAGCATTTCAGGTTAGCACAGTGCTGCTTTATAATGGATCAGTATGAATACATCAAAATACATGAAGAGATTATGTTGCCCTATGCAGAAGCAAGTCAGAACAAATCACTAACCAAATAGGCTGTGCTTCtttttaagataagataagataagataagataagataagataagataagataagataagataagataagataagatatacctttattcgtcccacaatagGGAAATTTctttgttacagcagcaaaaagaaataaatgcaaatatatatataaaaaaagacataatatacagtatatacacaatacaatgtataaatactgaGAAGAAAGTAgatagttttgctaccatcctcctttctaCCACCTCCTACAGCATGTTTTGCATGTCTTAAGCCTTTATTGATCATATCTACTTGTGATATTCtctaactaatatatatattttagttattCTTTTGTCTGATTTTTGTTGTTAACCAAATTGTTGTTAACCAAATTCTTCATTGGTTAATAGAATCAAAATTCAAatcacaattaaataaaaacaaaatacacgTTAGCAAAACGATCAGCACTGATCTTCAATAAACCTTGCTTTTACCCTTCATCCAATCTGAAGAATTcagtcttttctttattttctttttcatactagcagggctctcaagttttgaagacaggcaagagtgacatccccaaccccccacccaaacacaacaatggggtGTTGTTGtatttggtaaggatcactgaacacaatttaaccaaatacaaagtatttattcaatttccatttattaatgtgtgtgtgtgtgtgtgtgtgtgtgtgtgtgtgtgtgtgtgtgtgtgtgtgtgtgtgtgtgtgtgtgtgtgtgtgtgtgtgtgagagagagagaggtagagagaaagcgagagagagagattatgactggtgttgtttattgtaattttttgtttcctttttggaCTTCTTTATCacttgtaatgttgctcccatttaaaacaatttGGCTTAAgtccagacatttttagggtcatgaatgagaacaatgtcccgtccagagacaagctgattcgtgttgaggttttgttcaaactgaccatcAATAATACCCTCTGggcatcagcattagaatgtggaagcactaaaaccaaGGCTGCGATCTTTGATAGCCTCCCAAATTGGTTCAATATGAAACATATGACTAGGCCTAGACCAGTGggcccccccaccaccaccacacacacaaagaaagaaaatttatgacataaaacattccaaaacttaatacttgaactaaacaaaacatattaaattatacaatgtagtgctgttggttagtagccttatttttctgagatttaattacacagaatttatgatatgttaattattttataaaatgtcataaaagcaggggccccctggcaccatctcaggccccccagtttgagaaccattggcctagactacttgttctgagcaggtgctgtcagtgaacaggctgtaaaactgttggctaagttacagacactcatgaaaaactctgctgattatctgggagaCTTCTCTAACAGCCGTcagaatgtcattgtttgtgtcaaacaagttgtgaatttgttgtaacattaaaacaggagatcatgacttactctgtgatCAAAGTTATGCTCgtagctccagtggttttctctgtggctAAGATAAATTGTCCTCACAAGGTCTGCTTCTTACCCAAAGAATTAGACGATTGTTTAGGGAAGAAGCAGCTTTGCACTTAAGACCATCTGTGGCAAAAGTGGCAAGGTGCCAGAGTGCATTAACAGCAGTTCAAGTGAATAATTACTGGGGACACTCCTGGATACCAAGAGATTCAGTGCAACAAAGTTACATTGTAAGTGCCAAGTTGGATAAAAATTGAATTAGCAAGCATGGTTACATAGAATTAGACCCAGAATCCTGGAGGATCTCAATAACAACAGTGCCACCCAGAGCAGTGTCCAGAGAGGGCTTTCTCACCTGGAAAGCAGTGAGAAAAATCACACAACTGATATAATTAAAGCGTATCTTTGAGGTATACAGGGTATTGTATATCTTTAAGCATATAGTCTATGGATACGGCACAAGATACAGGATATGGTGGAAGAGGTGCAATACTCACATACATATTGACACGATTGACACCCATTGAAAACAGGATTTGGGACTTTGTAGATCCTTTTGGCTGTACATTAACACAATAGTCTGGCTctagggtctgtgtgtgtgtgtgtgtgtgtgtgtgtgtgtgtgtgtgtgtgtgtgtgtgtgtgtgtgtgtgtgtgtgtgtgtgcgtgtgtgcgtgtgtgtgtgtgagcgtgtgtgtgtgtgtgtgtgtgtgtgtgtgtgtgtgtgtgtgtgtgtgtgtgtgtgtgtgtgtgaagacacagacagagtgcACTGGCACCCCTTCTGGCAAATCAATATCGTTGTTTAAGATTTGAATGGCTTTATATGATTTGGATATAAACACTAGAGGCATACATACACGCTTTTGAGACAAGCGAACATATAAAGATAGAAACAGTGTTTAGCAGTGGCTATCAGAAACATAAATTAAAGATAAGCTGTGGGATATAACACGATTTAGAGGTTTTATCAAAGAACAATATGATGAAGATGGCAAGCCATTAGTTGAATTACCTATCAAAGATCAAAAACCAGAGCAGAATAAGTATTGCTCAGGACTAACAACAATTGTAACTACAGAGCCCAGGTTTCTGTACTGGTGAAAGGATTAACCAGATTTCTGGATTCCATAATGTACGCACACAATCTAGGGAGGGTTGACTTGGTGGTTGTAAATGTCTGCAAGACAGTTAACTGTTCTTTGTTATTAATATAAGTTGGTTTCAATGCATGAAAATTTAAACAGAGGGTTGGGAGTGTAGTATGTGATgttcagagagtgtgtgcatgtttcttTAAAACTACGTGATGCACACGTGATGCTAGTGTTGCGCGGGACTATGGAATTATGGGTCAGAGCGTAGCAATGACATGGATATGTTAACATGCTGACATAAATAATTACCATTTATCTGCATGTGGTTCAAAAGGCGCACACGGTAACTGTTAATAGCATGtcaaatattataatgttgttCATGTGCTGTTATGTAGgatgtaatatatataagttGTATATAAGTGTATTGTGCATTGTAATGTCGTGATTGGGACTAATTATGAATGGATTGTAATTTGTGGATGTTTATTATGATTGTGAGATGTATATTTGaatgttatatgtttatattttttgtagttTTCACAGTGTCTGAAGGGAGAGCGCGTGAGAGagtgtaaataaattcaaacgACATCAGTACGATGCGTGGGCATTATTTTATTGAACCAGTGCAGCTACAGTGAAAACGTACCGCTGGTATTGCCAAAAAAGATTAAAGTCAAAGAAATCAAAGAGAAGATTGGCGGTTATCCGAAGAGAAGACTATCGCTGAGTGTGGGCGGAGCATTAGTTTGCTGATTAAGAGAAGACGGGAGTGCTGGCTCCTGGCAACGTTAAAAACAGTACACTAATTCACCAAGAGAGGGCGTCAGACTACGGTTTTGCAAATATCCTTTACAACTAAGGCTTCAAGTGCAACGTTGCTGTAATATGTTACTCTCTACAGACAGAAAAGTACGACGGAATAAACAATGTCAGTTCATAGAGAGACATCACAAGTTGAGGAACGTACTGGACAAATTGAGTCCATTCAGGCAGAATTTACCACAACAGAAATGCACCAGATTGCAATAGAGTCAACCTCTGTCACTACTAAGAAAAAAGAACCTAGAAAGTCCTCACGGGATAGAATATTAACCCCAAAAATGCTGGAGCTTAAGCAACAAGAGGTTTCTCAGAAGGAGAACAAATTCATTAAGTTATATGGAAGCTGGAAAGAGCAAGTTAAAACCACACGTACCAAACTCAAAGATGAGTGCTCTGACAAAGATTTATGTGACATGCTTGATGCTGTAGAAGAGCTTGAAATGCAAATAAGAGAACTGTATGAAAATATTCGATCCCAGTCAGTACCTTCCACTGACATTAGAAGAAAGATGGATACCTGCACGGCAGTAACCGCAGATTTAATGGGGCTAATGAAAGTACGTATGAGTGAAGTAGGGATGGAGGAATTTGATGCTAAGGCAGAAAATGCTAGACTTCATATGGTGCTTGACAAAGAGTATGCCCAGTCAATATTTGAGACTACAATTTCCAAATCTACCGCTCAAAGTAACCACTCAAGGTGTTCATCATAACAACCAAGCATCATAACAAAAAGAGCAGAGTATGCTGCACAGCTCGCAGCAAAGCAGGCTGAAATAAAGATGGAAGAGGCTATCGCTGCACAAAGACAAGAACttaaaagactcaaaaatggaagAGATCTGCAAGTAATAGTGGCTAAGCTCAAAGCATACTCGGAAGCAGATTCAGGCGAAGCAAGTAATCAAAGCAGATCACCAAGCAGTGAAGCAGCCTATCGTCCTCCAGTTtctcaaaaagaaataaaaaatgaacagatttgTGAGAACAATGACAATGTGCAAACAAACCATACAAACAATGATGCATCGTTAGCACAAGCCCTACGTGACACAATGGTACTCACCAGACTTCCAGCAACCGAGCCCTCAGTCTTCTCAGGGGATCCACTTAAATTCTTAGAGTGGAGCACAAGTTTCAAGGCATTGATTGAAAGACGATGCACAAATCCAGCTGATAGGTTGTTTTACCTACAAAAATATGTCAGTGGAGAAGCACAATGTGTGTTAGAAGGAAGCTTCTTTAGGAAGGATGATGAAGCTTATGACCAGGCATGGGACGCACTGAATTCTAGACACGGACACCCCTTTGTGATTCAGCGGGCATttagagagaaacagaataaCTGGCCAAAGATAGGTTCAAAGGACTCAGTTAAATTGAGACAATTCAGTGATTTCCTCACAGCATGTAATAACAGTATGCCATATGTCAAAGGACTTCAGGTGTTAAATGACTGTGAAGAAAATCAAAAGATGTTGCAGAAACTTCCAGACTGGGTGACTTCACGCTGGAACCGCCATGTGACAAAGCAGttgagaaaaacagaagaataCCCTAATTTCAAGGAGTTTGCTGAGTTTATGGCACAAGAAGCAGAAATTGCATGTAACCCTGTAACATCGTTTAGTGCTTTGAAGTCACCTGATGAAAAACCAACTAGAGATGTAAGACGACAAAGAGCTAATGCATTGATCACAAATGTGAAAGCACCAGATAAGTCAAACGCAGAGATGAAAGCTTACAGTGCTGTAGAACATAACACAAGAACCTCAAATGGAATCAAGAGAGTAAATGTCCCATCTTCAGGTTCAAACCCAGTTCCTTGCATGTGCTGTGGAGAAAACCATTCTATCCAAAGAATCCAAATGTCAAAGGTTTGCTAACAAGCCAGAAGAAGACAAGAAAAGATTCATATTTGACAACAACCTCTGCTTCGGCTGTCTTAGGAGAGGACACAACTCGAAGGACTGTAAGAGTAAAGCTATTTGTGCCATATGTAAGAAGCACCATCCAACACCACTGCACGAAGACCGTTCTTCTACCATAGAAGACACATCTTCTCATGCAGTGCAATCTGAAGAAACaacttcttctctttcttgttGTGTGGACAGAGGTGATGGTGGGAGCACATCTATGATAGTGCCTGTATGGATTTCTTTACTCACAGCTCCTGAAAAGGAGATACTAGTGTATGCTTTATTGGACACACAGAGTAGCAACACCTTTGTGGATCAAGAGGTATGTGAAGAGGTGGGAGCAAGTTTAGAGCCTGTCAAGCTAAAACTAACGACAATGAGGGGAAAAGATTCCATTATTCAGAGTGAAAGAGTTAGTGGGCTTAGAGTTAGGGGGTTTTCCTCCAAAAGTCTTGTAAACTTGCCACCTGCCTATACCAGAGATTTCATCCCTCTTGAGCGTTCCCACATTCCAACCCCTGAAACAGCCAGAAGGTGGAACCATCTGAACCGAATAGCACAAGAAATTCCAAAGTTGATGGATTGTAAGGTCGGAATTTTAATAGGCTATGACTGCTCCAGAGCACTGGCTCCACGACAAGTCATTATAGGAGGTGACGATGAGCCATATGCCATTAAGACGGACCTGGGATGGAGCATTGTTGGCAGCTCACCACGGGTTGCGAAGTCGTCAGAGGTTATAGGCCTGTGCCATCGTGTATCCGTCAAAGAAATTCCACTACTGACACCAGCCACTGTTATCAAAGCCCTAGAATCAGACTTCAAAGACACAAGCCCTGGGGAAAAGAGCATATCACAAGATGACATACAGTTTATGAGGTTACTGAATGACAAAATATGCTACAATGCAGATGGGCACCTGGAAATGCCCCTACCTTTTAAGACACGCCCCCAGCTTCCAGAGAATAAGCGGTTGGCTCTACTAAGACTGAGGCGTCTGAAAGGAAGACTTGATAAAGATCCCAAATTCAAGGATGACTATATTAAATTTATGGAAGGTGTATTTGAGGATGGTGATGTGGAGAGAGCTGAGCACTCACTCAGGGCAGGAAATACGTGGTATATTCCTCACCAAGGTGTCTATCACCCTAGAAAGCCAAACAAAATTAGGGTTGTGTTCGACTGCTCTGCCAAATATAATGGCACAGCCCTAAATGATCAGTTGCTATCTGGACCTGATCTTACCAACGGCCTAACAGGAGTGCGTTGCAGATTCCACAAATACCCAATTGCAGTCATCTGTGATGTTGAGAAGATGTTCCACAGGCTCCATGTAAGCCAGGAGGACAGAGATTACTTACGGTTCCTGTGGTGGGAACATGGGGATACGAATTCTGAGCCAAAGGAATATCGTATGAAAGTCCATCTTTTTGGAGCGACATCCTCTCCTGCTTGTGCAAATTATGGAATGAAGTATCTCGCAAGCCAAAATGAAGAGTATCCTGCAGCAGCCAACTTCATAAGGAAGAATTTCTATGTTGATGATGGCCTTGCTAGCGTAGAAGATGTGGACACAGCTATCAACCTTGTGAAGGAAGCACAAAATGTGTGTGCTAAAGGAAGATTGCATCTCCATAAGTTCATCTCTAACAACAGAGAGGTTCTGGAATCAATTCCTGACAGTGAAAGAGCTAGTGGAGTTCAGGATGTGGACCTCAGTCATGACAACCTCCCTGTCCAGACTGTGTTGGGAGTAAAGTGGAGTGTGAGCAGTGATGCCTTCACCTTCAAGGTTGCTCTGGATGAGAAACCAGCAACACGGCGAGGAATCCTTTCGACTGTGGCTTCTGTGTTTGACCCTCTAGGATTTCTAGCCCCTTTTCTACTGCAGGGAAAGAAAGTACTACAGGAGATGTGCCAAAAAGGCATTGAATGGGATGAACCGCTGCCTGGAGAGTTAAGACCTCAATGGGAAAGCTGGTTAAACGATCTAAAGAATCTGGAAAAACTTCAGATCCCAAGGTGTTTCATTCCCCAAAATCTGGAAAGAGTGCAGAGAATTGAACTCCATCACTTTTCCGATGCGAGTAGCCACGTGTACGGTCAGTGCACATATATACGATTGCTCACTGAAGACAATGTGCACTGTTCTTTAGTCATAGGTAAAGCAAGGGTTGCACCCACAAAGGTTGTTACCATACCTAGACTCGAGTTAACAGCTGCAGTGGTCTCCTCAGCAGTCAGTAGTATGTTAAGAGAAGAACTGGAGCTCAAAATTGATCAAGAATATTTTTGGACTGATTCTAAAGTAGTCTTAGGTTACATCAATAACGATGCTCGAAGGTTTCACGTTTTCGTTGCCAATCGTGTCCAAAGAATCAGAGAAGCATCAGAACCTGTACAGTGGAACTACATCGATACAGACCAAAATCCAGCGGATCAAGCATCCAGAGGTCTCAGCGTTTCAGAGTTGATTAATTCAGACTGGCTTACTCGACCAAAGTTCTTGTGGAGAAGCGAGATCGTCATGCCAAAGTCAACTCCAGAGCTCTTGTTGGGAGATCCTGAAATCAAAACACAGGTTCTGCAAACCAAAGTAATACAAGAGGACAATTTTTTGGAGAGATTTAATCATTTCTCAAAATGGCATGCAGCATTAAATGTGATTGCTCGGATCCAGCTACTAGCAAAAAGAGACAAAATACCAAAGCCCATAAATGTTGAAGACCTGAGGAAAGCCAGCATTGTATTCATTAAACTAGCACAAAGGGATGCCTTCAAAAAGGAAATGGATATACTGAGCCATGACAAACTGCCAAATAATCATCCATTGTTCCAGCTTGACCCAGTGCTACAAGATGGTGTCCTTAGGGTGGGAGGGAGACTAAAGAAAGCTAACTTATCTCTGGACTTGAAGCATCCAGTGATCCTCCCTAAGGCAGGTGTGGTCACACATTTAATCCTGGGTTACTGTCACGATAAAACTCAGCATCAAGGAAGAGGGCAGACCCTCAATGAACTGAGAGCCAATGGTTACTGGGTCATTGGTGGCAGCAAAGTCATAGCCAACTACATAAAACAATGTGTTACCTGCAGGAGAGCTCGCAGGCcaacagaaacacaaaggaTGGCGGATCTACCTATTAATCCTACTGAACCATCACCACCCTTCTCATACTGTGGAATCGATTGTTTTGGGCCATTTCACACCAAACAAGGTCGCAAAGAGCAAAAGAGGTATGGTCTCATATTCACCTGTCTTTCCTCCAGAGCAGTTCACGTTGAAATGTTGGATGACTTGACAACTGATGCATTTATAAATGCCCTACGGTGTTTTATAGCTATTTGTAGAGCTGTGAGAGAAATCAGGTCTGATCAAGGCTCAAATTTTGTTGGGGCAAAAAATGAACTGTCAAGAGCACTAAAGGAAGTAGATAAAGACAGACTGACTGCTTACCTAGCCCAAAAACAATGCGACTTCACAATGAATGTGCCTGATGCCAGTCATATGGGTGGTATTTGGGAAAGGCAGATCAGGACCGTTAGGAGTGTTCTAAGCTGGGTCTTATCGCAAAGTGCTGGCAGACTAGATGATGCTTCTTTAAGAACATTCTTCTATGAAGCCATGTCAATTATCAACAGCCGTCCACTGAGCGTCAACACACTTAATGATCCAAAAAGCCTAGAGCCCCTTACCCCAAACCATTTACTTACCATGAAAGCTTCTGTTCCACTGCCTCCACCAGGAAAATTTGTAGCAGAAGATATGTATGCCAGGAAAAGGTGGCGCAGGGTACAATATCTTACAGAGCAATTCTGGTGTAGATGGAGGAGAGAATATCTTGCAAATATCACCTTCAGACAACGCTGGCATTCTCCAAAACGGAATGTGAGGATTGGAGATATTGTTATTGTCAAAGAGGAAGAGATTCCACGCAATGAATGGAGGCTTGGAAGAGTGTTTGATGTTTGTAAAGATGAAGATGGATTGGTGCGAAAGGTCACAATACAAATAGGAGATAGAAAGTTAGGAAAGGAGGGTAAAAGACACAATATCCTTTCCATTCTGGAACGTCCTATCCATAAGTTAGTTGTACTCATAGAAAACAACTAAAGTGTGTTTCAttagaaataatttaaacactcacacattgTAGAATATTTGAAACGTTAAATGTATGTAAGAGTTCGATAAATAACTGTTTCTGGTTTGTGGTTCTGGAATTACTAGATTTATTCAAACCTGTGCTTAAAGTTCTCATAGATCAAAGTAATTGGTGGGAGTGTAAATGTCTGCAAGACAGTTAACTGTTCTTTGTTATTAATATAAGTTGGTTTCAATGCATGAAAATTTAAACAGAGGGTTGGGAGTGTAGTATGTGATgttcagagagtgtgtgcatgtttcttTAAAACTACGTGATGCACACGTGATGCTAGTGTTGCGCGGGACTATGGAATTATGGGTCAGAGCGTAGCAATGACATGGATATGTTA encodes:
- the LOC125145500 gene encoding uncharacterized protein LOC125145500 yields the protein MDILSHDKLPNNHPLFQLDPVLQDGVLRVGGRLKKANLSLDLKHPVILPKAGVVTHLILGYCHDKTQHQGRGQTLNELRANGYWVIGGSKVIANYIKQCVTCRRARRPTETQRMADLPINPTEPSPPFSYCGIDCFGPFHTKQGRKEQKRYGLIFTCLSSRAVHVEMLDDLTTDAFINALRCFIAICRAVREIRSDQGSNFVGAKNELSRALKEVDKDRLTAYLAQKQCDFTMNVPDASHMGGIWERQIRTVRSVLSWVLSQSAGRLDDASLRTFFYEAMSIINSRPLSVNTLNDPKSLEPLTPNHLLTMKASVPLPPPGKFVAEDMYARKRWRRVQYLTEQFWCRWRREYLANITFRQRWHSPKRNVRIGDIVIVKEEEIPRNEWRLGRVFDVCKDEDGLVRKVTIQIGDRKLGKEGKRHNILSILERPIHKLVVLIENN